In Gemmatimonadaceae bacterium, the following proteins share a genomic window:
- a CDS encoding IS1595 family transposase gives MANRKAGTAKTAVLANLPRACSDERTAVEFFEAQRWGSAPNCPHCGDTDVVMMKAKDGSRNARYLWRCHGCKQQFTVKVGTIMEGSPVPLRHWAYAFYEACKSKKGVSAKEIERQCHVTYKTALFMMHRIRWAMAPANANEPKLGQDGGIVEYDETFVGGKPRGLPNYMAHLGHRKMGMRPDFKERKTPVVAGIERGGRVKARVVDDTKAETLGACVREMVDPSATLMTDEKRAYEAIGRDFAAHHTIKHYRGRWADGDVTTNRIEAFWALLKRQILGTHHSVSKKHLHRYVSEVEFKFNTRGMDDGQRTVLAIQSADNKRLTYRKQVDG, from the coding sequence ATGGCCAACCGCAAAGCTGGAACCGCCAAAACCGCCGTCCTCGCCAATCTCCCACGGGCATGCTCGGACGAGCGCACCGCCGTTGAGTTCTTCGAGGCGCAACGTTGGGGTTCAGCCCCCAACTGCCCGCATTGCGGCGATACGGACGTCGTAATGATGAAAGCGAAAGACGGTTCCCGGAATGCCCGGTATCTCTGGCGGTGTCACGGTTGCAAGCAACAGTTCACCGTCAAAGTCGGGACGATTATGGAAGGCTCGCCTGTTCCGCTGCGCCACTGGGCATACGCTTTCTATGAAGCGTGCAAGTCCAAGAAGGGCGTCAGCGCGAAAGAAATCGAGCGCCAGTGCCACGTCACGTACAAGACCGCCTTGTTCATGATGCATCGCATTCGTTGGGCAATGGCACCAGCGAATGCGAACGAACCGAAGCTCGGGCAGGACGGCGGCATCGTCGAATACGATGAAACGTTCGTCGGCGGCAAGCCGCGCGGCCTGCCAAACTACATGGCCCACCTTGGCCATCGGAAAATGGGAATGCGCCCCGATTTCAAAGAGCGCAAAACCCCGGTGGTCGCCGGCATCGAGCGCGGCGGTCGCGTGAAGGCGCGCGTCGTTGACGACACGAAGGCGGAAACGCTCGGCGCGTGCGTGCGCGAAATGGTCGATCCGTCAGCGACGCTGATGACCGACGAGAAGCGCGCCTATGAAGCGATTGGTCGCGACTTCGCCGCGCACCACACGATCAAACACTATCGCGGACGTTGGGCGGATGGGGATGTGACGACCAACCGCATCGAAGCTTTTTGGGCGCTCCTGAAGCGGCAGATTCTCGGGACGCACCACAGCGTCAGCAAGAAGCACCTGCACCGTTACGTCAGCGAGGTGGAGTTCAAGTTCAACACGCGCGGCATGGATGACGGCCAACGCACGGTGCTCGCGATTCAGTCGGCCGACAACAAGCGCCTGACCTATCGGAAGCAGGTGGACGGATGA